In Cydia splendana chromosome 3, ilCydSple1.2, whole genome shotgun sequence, one DNA window encodes the following:
- the LOC134806670 gene encoding uncharacterized protein LOC134806670 yields MEEANKKTEGTLEDLCQELMPLMVGAEDSAQTSEQAMEGVESADTVERSDTHCPSNPTEAPNPDMRKSVKKLTGSVKGRYKALRGLGVAHEEALQLSAKSFAEFKKMGYKFGSSHSKPEPKSAKRPRSEEKSPQGNASKFPKVSESPTTQPQPPQPYNEVLSQVRVGIKDSKPMNVAQLGSLCNTILQKIATLEMDKGPKFKGYAYKPGWLLITCSDQRSKAWLEEITPTLKPWPEANLGVIPENELPKPNIGMVFIPEIDDSKVKQSLSLLYAQNQGLHTELWKILHTKVEKGGVMVTLSLDDVSVENLQKKGLKANLGFREVQFRLKGQPKT; encoded by the coding sequence ATGGAAGAAGCTAATAAAAAAACTGAAGGTACCCTGGAAGACCTATGCCAGGAACTAATGCCCCTGATGGTAGGTGCGGAAGATTCTGCCCAAACATCGGAGCAAGCCATGGAGGGAGTGGAGAGCGCCGACACGGTTGAAAGGAGCGATACTCATTGCCCAAGCAACCCAACGGAGGCTCCCAACCCTGACATGCGCAAGTCCGTCAAGAAATTGACGGGCTCTGTGAAGGGCCGCTACAAAGCTCTTAGAGGACTAGGAGTGGCGCACGAGGAAGCGCTACAACTGTCCGCAAAGAGCTTTGCGGAATTTAAAAAGATGGGGTACAAGTTCGGGTCCTCACACTCCAAACCCGAGCCGAAATCGGCCAAACGGCCGCGCTCGGAGGAGAAATCGCCACAGGGTAACGCTAGCAAGTTCCCAAAGGTGAGTGAGAGCCCTACAACCCAACCCCAACCTCCACAACCCTATAACGAGGTCCTTAGCCAAGTCCGGGTCGGAATCAAGGACTCCAAGCCGATGAATGTCGCGCAATTGGGGTCCCTATGCAATACCATCCTGCAAAAGATTGCGACCCTGGAAATGGACAAGGGACCAAAGTTTAAGGGTTACGCTTACAAGCCAGGCTGGTTACTCATTACATGCAGTGACCAAAGATCTAAAGCCTGGCTTGAGGAAATAACACCAACCCTAAAACCATGGCCGGAAGCCAACCTCGGGGTCATCCCTGAAAATGAGCTTCCTAAGCCTAATATAGGGATGGTGTTCATTCCTGAGATAGACGACTCCAAGGTCAAGCAGTCGCTATCTCTACTCTATGCGCAGAACCAGGGGCTGCACACAGAGTTATGGAAGATTCTCCACACCAAAGTCGAAAAGGGCGGGGTTATGGTAACCCTGTCTCTAGACGACGTGTCGGTGGAGAACCTTCAAAAAAAGGGCCTAAAGGCAAACCTAGGTTTCCGGGAGGTCCAGTTTCGGCTAAAGGGCCAACCTAAGACCTAA